A window of Nonomuraea angiospora genomic DNA:
CCGCTTCGCGGACTTCACGGCCCTGCGCGACCGGCTCGACCCGGGGCGCCTGTTCGGTAACGACTACCTGGATCTAGTGCTCGGCTAACGCATCGCCAGTTGACCTGCACCTCGCCGCGAACGTCGAGGATTCCCGTCCCGCCCTCGGCGGGAACCAGCGGCGCGGACGCCGCGAGTTGTGAAACGGGATGCTTGGCGTTTCATAGACCCGACCACCGCCTGGAGGTCTCCGCGCCCTGAGACGACCGGCCCGGCCGCCTTGTCATTGCAGTGCGTGCGAACTTGGTCACTGTCCGCATCCTCAAGGTAGCAAAGGTTCTGGGCTAACGCCCCCTTCAGTAAAAGAAGCGTCCTCTGAAACGTGTCACGGCTCCGCGCGGGCCGCGTGGCGGGCATCCTCGTAACTCGTGCCCCGACGACTCGGCCTGCCCTCCGTGTACCTCGCCGCGGCCGTGGCCACCGCCGCCACGACCGCCGTTCCTCTCGCCATGACGCCCGCGTCAGGACTCGCCCTGCGGCCCGCCCCCACCGAGCCGACCCGGCCCTTCATCGTCACGGCACGCAGCCGCGGCGCCGCCCGCGATCTCGTCGGCGAGGTGCGGTGGCGGGTACGGCGCTATTACACCGCCGCGCTGCCCGGCTTCGCCACCTTCCTCACCGCCGCCGAGCTGGCCGAGCTCCGGTCGGACCCGCGGGTGCTCGCGGTGGAGCCCGACCGCGAGATCCGCCCCATGGCGCTCGGGAAACCCCGCCCGCGCTCCCGCTGGGCCGGCGGCGCCGGCGCCACCGTGTACGTCGTGGACAGCGGCCTGGACGCGGCCCGGGCCGAGCTCGGCGACCGGGCCTGGCGCGCCTTCGACGCCACCGGCGGCACCGGGCACGACTGCGCCGGCCACGGCACCGAGGCCGCCCGGCGTGTCAACCTCATGGCGCCCAAGGCCCGGATCGCCTCCGTGCGGGTGCTCTCCTGCGCTGGCTACGGCACCCTGGCCGACCTGCTCGCCGGGCTGGACTGGATCGGCAGGCACGCCCACGGCCCGTCCGTCGCGAACGTGGCCGTCGACGGGTCCGACTCCCCCGCGCTCGACACCGCCACGCGGTCGCTGGTGCGATCGGGCGTCTTCGTCGTCGGCGCCGCGTCCTCCGGCGCCTGCCGGACCGCGCCCGGCGGTCAGGCGTTCTCCGCTCACGCCCCGTATCTGGCCGGGGTCGCCGCCCAATACCTGGAGCGCCATCCTGGCGCCGCGCCTTCCGTTCTGGCTTCTTGGCTCAAGTGCACGACACCACGCGCCGCGATTCGTCAGAATCCGTCAGGGGCCTCTAACCTCCACTTGCACAACGGCGGGCTCTAGAGGGATGGATTCGACAAATGTGACCGGCGTCACACCGTCCCGGGAGTATCCCAGGAAGGCGATGTTCGGACATGCCGGGTACGGTGCTGGCAGGCAACCGGCACACGCGAGAGACTCAAGGGTCCGGGGGAAGAATGGCGACGCTGACGAAGGGACTCGCATGCAGGAGCTCCGACTCGTCGCGGTGAGTGAGGACGGCACCTATCTCGTGCTGGCTACTGCCGGGCGAGGTACGCGCTTCACGCTTCCCGTGGACGACCGGCTCCGTGCTGCCGTCCGCGGCAACTTCTCCCGTCTCGGCCAGTACGAGATCGAAGTGGAGAGTCCGTTGCGCCCCAAGGAGATCCAGGCTCGCATCCGCGCCGGAGAGACGGCGGAGGAGATAGCCGCGACCGCCGGGATCCCGGTCGAGCGTGTCCGCTGGTTCGAGGGTCCGGTGCTGCAGGAGCGGGAGTATGTCGCCCAGCAGGCGCAACGCGTGGCCGTGCGGATGCCCGGCGAGTCGGCGCCCGGACCCACCCTGGGCGACCTCGTCGCCGAGCGGCTGACCAGGCGCGGCGTGCCCACCGACGAGATCGACTGGGACTCCGCCAAGCGCGACGACGGGCTGTGGCGCGTCAAGCTCGGCTACGTGTGGAACGGTCACACGCGCCACGCCGAATGGCTGTTCGACCCGCGCAAGCGGCATGTGACGCCGCACGACGACGAGGCCCTGCGGCTGTCGTCGGCCGACTTCGACCCGGATCCCGTCGTGGTGGAGGACACGACGGTGACGCCGTTCACGCCGCGGGTGGCCAAGCTGCAGCCGGTGCCGCCGCTCGCCTCCGACCCGCTGCCGTTCCCCTCGGTGGTGCGCCGGGAGCCGGAGGAGCCTGCGGTCGGCTACAACCCGCCGCCCAGGTCGCCGGAGACGGCGTACGGCCGCGCTCCGGAGGCGGCGCCCCCGTTCGAGCGGGGCGGGCCTCCACGTGAGCCTGATGCCGCCAGAGAGACGTCCTTCGACACGCCCGACCAGGGCGAGCCCTACCGGCACGAGCCGCCCGCCCGCGAGACCGGCTACGCCCGCCCCGGCGACACCTCCTCCCGCCGCGGCGGGTCTTCGACGTGGCTGCCCGACTTCGGCTCCGGCCGTCCTGCCGGGCGCGACGCCGACTCCTCCATCTACGCTCCCGCCGCCACGCCCTCGGACTCCCGCACCTCACCGCCGCCGGCCGTCGAGGAGCCCCCCGCCCAGGAGCGCCCTGTGGCCGGCCGCGACCAGACCCCTGCCCCGCAGGCCCCCGCGCCGTCCCAGCCCGCCACGGCCGCGACGCCCACTCCCCGCTCCACCACCGAGCCTCACCACCAGCCCGCCACCCCGGCCCAGCCCCCTTCCCAGGACTGGCCCACTCCCCAGGACCGGCCCACCGCCGCAAACCAGCCCACCACCTACGACCGGCCCGCCACTGAGGCCCAGCCAGCCGCCGAAGCCGAGCGTGTCGGCCAAGGCCAGGCGACTGCTGCCGTGGAGTCGCCCACGCACCCCGAGGCCACGCAGTCCGAGGTCACGCAGTCCGAGGTCACGCAGTCCGAGGCCGCGACGCCCGAGGTCACGCAGCCCGAGGCCGCGACGCCCGAGGTCAGGCAGCCCGAGGCCGCGCAGTCCGAGGCCACGCAGCCCAGGGCCGCGACGCCCGCTGCGGTGGGGTCGACTGCCGCGCCGGAGCCCTCCACGGAGCCCGTTCAGGGTGCCCGCTCCGACGCGACCAGCCAGCCGAGCACGACCCCGGCCTCGATCGCGACCTCCGAGCCGGCCGCAACCTCCGAGCCGGCCGCAGCCCGCGAGCCGGTCGTGGCCCCTGAGGCGACGGCGGCCGCACAGCCCGCAGTGTCCGCAGACCCCGTGGCGCCCGCCGAGGCCGTAACGACCACCGATCCGACGACGGCCACCGAGCCGGCGGCAACCGCGGATCCGACCACGGTCAGCGAGCCCGCAACATCTGCGGAGCCGACCGCAGCCGTCGAGCCCGCAACATCTGCGGAATCGACCGCAACCGCCCAGCCCGCAGCCACCTCGGAGCCGACCGCGGTCAGCGAGCCCGCGGCGACCTCGAAGGCGACGGCAGTTACCGAGCCGGCAGCGACCTCCGAGCCGACGGCAGTCAGCGAGCGCGCAACATCCGCGGAGCCGACCGCAGCCGCCGAGCCGGTGGCCGCCTCGGAGTCGGCCTCAGTCACCGACTCGGCGGCGTCTGCGACGCCAGCGGCGTCCGCGGACGCGACTACGGCCGCCGAGTCGACGCCAGTCACGGAGCAGGTCGGATCGTCGGCCACCGAGCCGGTCGCGTCCTCGGCCGGCGAACCGGTCACATCGTCGCCCAGCGACGCCGACCCCGCTGCTGAGCCCGCTCCCGCGCCGGCCTCCGAGGCCGTCACCGAGGCCGTCACTGAGGCCGTCTCCGCGCCTGCCGACGCGCCCGCCGATGGGGACACCACGCCCACCGCGGACGCACAAGCCGCCGACGCCGCGAAGGCCGAGACGTCCGAGCCGGCAGCCGACGCGCCCACCGCCGAGCCGACCGCCACCAAGCCCGAGCAGGCGGCCCAGCCCGTACCGGACGCCAAGCCGCAGCCTGAGGCGACCCCTGAGGTCACCGCACCGGAGGCCGCGCCCACCGCCACAGCGGAGCCTGCCAGCACCGCCACATCGGAAGCCGCCAGCACCACCACAACGGAGGCCACCGGCACCACCGCATCGGAGGCCGCGACCACCGGCACGACGGAGCCCACCAGCGCCGCCACAACGGAAGCCGCCAGCACCACTGCGCCGGAGGCCGCGAGCACCGCCGTGGCGGAGACTGCCGACGCCGCCGTGGCGGAGGCCGCGCCCGCGGCTCAGTCCGCTGCGCCGCCGGAGCCTCAGAGCGCGGCCGAGCCCGAGCAGCCCACGCAGGAGAAGAAGCCGTCGGCACCCGCTCAGGAGGCCAAGCCGCCGGCGCCCGCTCCCAAGCCCAAGCCCACGGAGCCCAAGCCCGCCCCGGCGGTCCCGGCGGCGCGGTCCGGCAAGGACGCGCCCAAGGAGGAGCCGCCCGTGCCGGTGCCGTCTCCCCCGCCCGCTCCGGCCGCCCGCCAGGCGCGCAAGGGCTCGCGGGGCCGCCGTGCCTCGGTCCCGACCTGGGACGAGATCATGTTCGGCGCCCGCCGCCAGGACTGACCCACCCCAGGCGCGCAGACCTGCCTCGGCGGCCCACCGCCGAGCCACGGCAGCACACGAAAGACCGGGGCCTCTCGGTCCACCATCGAGGGAGCGGGGATCGGTGCCTCGGCACGGATCCCCACGTCCACCGCCGCAGCAAAGGCCAACGGCCGTGACGAGGGACGGGGCCTCCCCGTCCACCGCCGTGGCGAAAGGGCACGGGCCGTGACGAATCCCGGTCCCCCGCCACAGCGAGGGAGAAGGGGGCGTCCCCGTCCACCGCCCAGAGGTCAGAGGCCGGTGAACCGGGTAGCGCTGGGGTCAGGCCGTGGGCGGTGTGCCGGGGGAGTCGAGGAAGGGCGCGAGCCACTCCGGCGTCACCTCGGCGGGAAACGCCGCCCCCTGGGCCACCGAAACGTCGATCGCCGAGTAGCCCCCCTTGCCCGCCCCGACCCCGGCGATCAGGGTGAGCACTCCGGCCCGCCGCTGGAACCACGTCTGCCGCAGCCGCCACCCCACCACGGCCCGGCGTTCGATCACGGCGTGGGAGCGCCGCAGCGACCCCGACCGCACCGCCACGCGCGCCCCGTCGTAGCCGTGACCCAGTGACCGGTACCGGTCGAGCCCGAGCGGGATCCCGGCCCCGGCCAGCAGCAGCGCGAGCACCAGCAGGATCCACCAGAGGATCATCCCCGTCGCCCAGACCCCCGCGGCGCCCGCCATCGCCAGCGCGGCCCAGGGGAAGACGGCGCGGAACAGGCGGCGGTTGCGCGCCACGGGCGGGTGGCGGCGCAGCTCGGCCTGGGAGGGGCCGATGGCCTCCGCGGTCACCTGGTACGCCACGGCCCGGGGCACGTCGGGCAGGAGCTGCCCGCGCGTCTCGGAGTCGCCCAGCCCCGTGACGATGGCCCAGGCCCGTACGACCCCGGCCCAGCGTTCGGCGAGCCCGTCCACGATCTCGTAGCCGCGCACCCGGGCGGACTCCAGCGACACGCTGCGCCGGTTGATCAGCCCTCGTTCGGCGACCAGGTAGCCGTCGCGGTGCTTGAGCTTGAAGTCCCAGTTGAAGACCGCGTACATGAGCCCGCCCACGAACGGCATCGCCAGCACGAGCAGGACCGCCACGGCCACCAGCAGGTAGGGATGGTCCCAGACCCATTCCCCGGCGCTCCAGGCGGTGTCCTGGTCGAGGCCCAGGTCGTCGCCCCACTGGAACACCAGGCCCACGGCGCCGCCCGCGAGGGCGAAGGGGGTGAGCAGGTACGCGCCCGACAGCGGGCCGTACAGCAGCCACCTCCGCGGCACCCCGATGATCACCCGCTCGTGCGGGGCCGCCGCCTCGGACACCTGCGCCTCGGGCCGGGGCGCGCGCCGCAGCAGCACCGACTTGAGGCGGTCGGCCTCCTCCGGCGTGATCCCGTCGAGTTCGGCCTCCTCGTCGCCGCCGCTGGCCCCGGTGTCGATCTTGAGCACGGTCAGGCCGAGCAGGCGGTGCAGGGGCGGGGTGGACACGTCGACGCCGCGGATCCGCTCAAGCGGGATGGTACGGACGGAACGGCTGATCAGCGACCGCTTGGTCTCCAGCCGGTCGCCGACGATCTCGTAGCTGAAGGTGGCCCACCTGATGATCGCGAACACCACGGTCCCCCCCACGCCCATGGCCGCCCAGCCGTACGAGTGGGCCGAGAACCCGCCCACGAACAGCACGCCGACGAGGGGCAGGAGGAGGGAGGGCAGCATGCGTACGGGGTCGATGAGCAGCACCTTGGGGCTCAACCGCAGCGGCACCCGCACCGGAGGACCCGGCGGACCGCTCCACGGCCCGGGCGCCTGCCCGCTCCCGCCCCCATCGCCGCCGGCCGGGGGCGGTCCCCCCTGCGCGGCCCAGGACGGAGCGCCGTCGTGGGGATACGGCTCGTTTTGAAGCGGAGGGGGCGGCTCGCCTTGCGGGTGGCGGGGGTCGGTCATGTCGCGTCGTCCCTGAGCGCCTCGGCGCGGTGCGCGAGCTGCTCGGCGAGCCCGGCCGCCACCGCGTAGTCAAGACCCTTGATCGTCGAGGACCCGGCGTGGGACGCGGTACGGATCTCGAGCGTGGCCAGCCCGAGCAGCCGCTCCATCCACCCTTGCCCCTTGTCGACCGTCTGGATGCGGCTCACGGGCACGAACACCCACTCCCTGGTCAAGAACCCCGACCTGGCGTAGACGACGTCCCCTGAGAGCTCCCAGCGGTGCACGGCATACCGTACGAACGGCTCGGCCACCAGGAACGGCGCCGTCAGCAGCACGACCGCGGCCGGCAGCAGCCAGGAGTGGTCGGCGAACCAGCCGGGCACCCACGACCAGCCGCTCCCGCCGACCCACCGCGCCACCAGAAGCGAGCCGCCGAGGAAGAACACGAACCCGACCAGCGACTCGAGCAGCCACAGGCGGACGGCTTTCGGCGAGACGCGGTTCGCCGGATCGCGCAGCGGGCCAGTTGACGTCACAAGGCCAGCTTAGGGCGCGCTGAGGCAAGGCGATCAGCCCGCGAGCCGGTAAAGATCGACCGAGATCGTCGGCGTGTCGGCCGACACGCCCCTCCGCCCCGGTGCCATGCTCGGTGGCGGCCGGCCGCAGGCTGTCGAGCTTGGCCACGTCGGCGGCGCCACGTACGTGCCAACCAGGCTCGGCCAGCGCATGACCGCACCACCGCGCGAGCGCCTCACGCAACGTGGCAGCCGCCGTCCCCCGCGCCAACCACCATCGCCCAAATCGCCACGAGCTCCTACATCCATGGACCGATCCGGCGCATCTGGTTTTCCGGGCATCGCCGCGACCGAAAACCGTGTCCGTTCCGCCGGATCCGGGCGCACGGTCCCTCCCCCGTCCCACCGCGTCGAACCAGCAGGCCAGGCCGGGTCCCGTGGCGTGAGCCGATTCCGGTCTCCCAACAGACCCGCGAGCCACTCCTGTGGCCAACGTCACTCCACGGATGCCGCGATTCTGACCCGTTTCGGATCCTTTACCGAGCACCGACCATCGAGAAACGGTCTGCGCACCGCCGAGAGCCGCGTAGCATCGTCCGGCATGGGGCTGTGTACCGCGGCAACACGTATGCGGCGCATCGCCGTCACTGTGACGGCGGTGACTGCGGCGTTCGCGTTGGCCGGTTGCGGCAGCTTCATCGGCAGATCTCAGGCCAAGGACATCGCGGAGATCAACGTCTCGAGCCCGGAGTTGCGCGAGGGAAAGCCACTCCCCGCCGAATACTCCTGCCGGGGTGGCGAGGGCAGTCCTCCGCTGCGCTGGTCGAGCCAACCGCTGTCCGAGGCGAAGTCGATCGCGATCGTGGTCGACTCCCACACACCGTCCGACTCGGCCGTCAACTGGGTGCTCTACAACATCCCGGCGACCACGACCGAGCTCGGGCCCAACGCCGCGGCGGACCCTCCTGAGGGGTCCGGCCAGGCGAAGGTCACCGGGGGCAAGGAGGGCTACGAGCCGCCTTGCACGAGCCCGGGCAACTATCGCTTCACCGTCTACACGCTGAACGGCCGGGTCGACGTTCCGAAGGATGCCGGGCTCCCCGACATCCTGAAAGAGATCGCGGACAAGACGATCGCCCGGGGTCGGCTCACAGCGGTCGACATCCAGTGAGAGAGCGAACACAGCAGGTAGTTCGGTGTACCAATTCTTCACGTAGGGTGTGACAACGCTCATAGTGGTCCGACACAATCAGATCCAATCGTTAGGCACTGGTGATCAAAGGGGGCAGGTCGCGTCGATGGCCGCGCGATCTCACCGGCGCCGATGGGAGGCCATGGCTTTGAGGGTGGTGCAATGATCGCGGTCGTAGTGAGCTTGGTCGCCGTCGTGCTCCTCGTGCTCGTCGTCGTGGCACTGGGCATGCGTTCGATGAGCCGCCGGGAGAGCTCTCTCCCTCCGGAACGCCTGAAGGAGATGGCCGAGAAGGAGGAGAGGACCCAGACGCGGTCCACTGACGAGTTCGCCTCGCACGAGCCTCGCATGGCCAACTTCAGCCCTGACTTCAGCCCCATCGGCGAGCGCGAGCCCAAACCGGTGCGCACCGGTCAGCGTGGCAGGCGCGGCGTCGACGAGTGGGGCAACCCGTCCACCGATGACGACGACGAGGAGTTCTGGGCCAACATCCGCAGCGACGCGGAAGAGGGCGGCTTCGGCGCC
This region includes:
- the sepH gene encoding septation protein SepH, translated to MQELRLVAVSEDGTYLVLATAGRGTRFTLPVDDRLRAAVRGNFSRLGQYEIEVESPLRPKEIQARIRAGETAEEIAATAGIPVERVRWFEGPVLQEREYVAQQAQRVAVRMPGESAPGPTLGDLVAERLTRRGVPTDEIDWDSAKRDDGLWRVKLGYVWNGHTRHAEWLFDPRKRHVTPHDDEALRLSSADFDPDPVVVEDTTVTPFTPRVAKLQPVPPLASDPLPFPSVVRREPEEPAVGYNPPPRSPETAYGRAPEAAPPFERGGPPREPDAARETSFDTPDQGEPYRHEPPARETGYARPGDTSSRRGGSSTWLPDFGSGRPAGRDADSSIYAPAATPSDSRTSPPPAVEEPPAQERPVAGRDQTPAPQAPAPSQPATAATPTPRSTTEPHHQPATPAQPPSQDWPTPQDRPTAANQPTTYDRPATEAQPAAEAERVGQGQATAAVESPTHPEATQSEVTQSEVTQSEAATPEVTQPEAATPEVRQPEAAQSEATQPRAATPAAVGSTAAPEPSTEPVQGARSDATSQPSTTPASIATSEPAATSEPAAAREPVVAPEATAAAQPAVSADPVAPAEAVTTTDPTTATEPAATADPTTVSEPATSAEPTAAVEPATSAESTATAQPAATSEPTAVSEPAATSKATAVTEPAATSEPTAVSERATSAEPTAAAEPVAASESASVTDSAASATPAASADATTAAESTPVTEQVGSSATEPVASSAGEPVTSSPSDADPAAEPAPAPASEAVTEAVTEAVSAPADAPADGDTTPTADAQAADAAKAETSEPAADAPTAEPTATKPEQAAQPVPDAKPQPEATPEVTAPEAAPTATAEPASTATSEAASTTTTEATGTTASEAATTGTTEPTSAATTEAASTTAPEAASTAVAETADAAVAEAAPAAQSAAPPEPQSAAEPEQPTQEKKPSAPAQEAKPPAPAPKPKPTEPKPAPAVPAARSGKDAPKEEPPVPVPSPPPAPAARQARKGSRGRRASVPTWDEIMFGARRQD
- a CDS encoding S8 family serine peptidase: MPRRLGLPSVYLAAAVATAATTAVPLAMTPASGLALRPAPTEPTRPFIVTARSRGAARDLVGEVRWRVRRYYTAALPGFATFLTAAELAELRSDPRVLAVEPDREIRPMALGKPRPRSRWAGGAGATVYVVDSGLDAARAELGDRAWRAFDATGGTGHDCAGHGTEAARRVNLMAPKARIASVRVLSCAGYGTLADLLAGLDWIGRHAHGPSVANVAVDGSDSPALDTATRSLVRSGVFVVGAASSGACRTAPGGQAFSAHAPYLAGVAAQYLERHPGAAPSVLASWLKCTTPRAAIRQNPSGASNLHLHNGGL
- a CDS encoding PH domain-containing protein, which produces MTSTGPLRDPANRVSPKAVRLWLLESLVGFVFFLGGSLLVARWVGGSGWSWVPGWFADHSWLLPAAVVLLTAPFLVAEPFVRYAVHRWELSGDVVYARSGFLTREWVFVPVSRIQTVDKGQGWMERLLGLATLEIRTASHAGSSTIKGLDYAVAAGLAEQLAHRAEALRDDAT
- a CDS encoding YbhB/YbcL family Raf kinase inhibitor-like protein gives rise to the protein MTAAFALAGCGSFIGRSQAKDIAEINVSSPELREGKPLPAEYSCRGGEGSPPLRWSSQPLSEAKSIAIVVDSHTPSDSAVNWVLYNIPATTTELGPNAAADPPEGSGQAKVTGGKEGYEPPCTSPGNYRFTVYTLNGRVDVPKDAGLPDILKEIADKTIARGRLTAVDIQ
- a CDS encoding PH domain-containing protein; the protein is MRVPLRLSPKVLLIDPVRMLPSLLLPLVGVLFVGGFSAHSYGWAAMGVGGTVVFAIIRWATFSYEIVGDRLETKRSLISRSVRTIPLERIRGVDVSTPPLHRLLGLTVLKIDTGASGGDEEAELDGITPEEADRLKSVLLRRAPRPEAQVSEAAAPHERVIIGVPRRWLLYGPLSGAYLLTPFALAGGAVGLVFQWGDDLGLDQDTAWSAGEWVWDHPYLLVAVAVLLVLAMPFVGGLMYAVFNWDFKLKHRDGYLVAERGLINRRSVSLESARVRGYEIVDGLAERWAGVVRAWAIVTGLGDSETRGQLLPDVPRAVAYQVTAEAIGPSQAELRRHPPVARNRRLFRAVFPWAALAMAGAAGVWATGMILWWILLVLALLLAGAGIPLGLDRYRSLGHGYDGARVAVRSGSLRRSHAVIERRAVVGWRLRQTWFQRRAGVLTLIAGVGAGKGGYSAIDVSVAQGAAFPAEVTPEWLAPFLDSPGTPPTA